One window of Stigmatopora nigra isolate UIUO_SnigA chromosome 14, RoL_Snig_1.1, whole genome shotgun sequence genomic DNA carries:
- the atox1 gene encoding copper transport protein ATOX1 — protein MSMPKHKFTVAMTCEGCSGAVNRILSRLEDVKFEIDLPNQLVWIESDKDADFLLETLKKCGKSVTYQGTQ, from the exons ATGAGCATGCCC aaacacaAATTTACCGTGGCCATGACGTGTGAAGGATGTTCGGGCGCCGTCAACCGAATCCTCAGCCGTCTGGAAG atgtgaaGTTTGAAATTGACCTGCCCAACCAGCTGGTTTGGATAGAGTCGGACAAGGACGCCGACTTTCTGCTGGAGACGCTCAAAAAGTGCGGCAAATCCGTCACCTACCAGGGCACCCAGTGA
- the rap2c gene encoding ras-related protein Rap-2c, whose product MKEYKVVVLGSGGVGKSALTVQFVTGTFIEKYDPTIEDFYRKEIEVDSSPSVLEILDTAGTEQFASMRDLYIKNGQGFILVYSLVNQQSFQDIRPMRDQIVRVKRFEKVPLILVGNKVDLESEREVAASDGRALAQEWGCPFIETSAKSKTMVDELFAEIVRQMNYSSLPEKQEQCCTACVVQ is encoded by the exons ATGAAGGAGTACAAAGTGGTGGTTCTGGGTAGCGGCGGCGTCGGTAAATCTGCACTGACCGTCCAGTTTGTCACTGGAACCTTCATCGAGAAGTACGACCCCACAATCGAAGACTTTTACAGAAAGGAGATCGAGGTGGACTCCTCGCCGTCAGTGCTGGAGATCCTAGACACGGCCGGAACCGAACAGTTCGCCTCCATGCGGGACTTGTACATCAAGAATGGACAGGGCTTCATCCTCGTCTACAGTCTGGTAAACCAGCAATCTTTCCAG GACATCCGCCCCATGCGAGACCAAATAGTGCGTGTGAAACGCTTCGAGAAGGTGCCGCTGATCCTGGTAGGCAACAAAGTGGACCTGGAGTCAGAGCGTGAGGTGGCGGCCTCGGACGGGCGCGCCCTAGCTCAAGAATGGGGCTGTCCATTCATCGAGACCTCAGCCAAGAGCAAGACCATGGTGGACGAGCTCTTTGCCGAGATTGTGCGCCAGATGAATTACTCTTCACTACCCGAGAAGCAAGAGCAGTGTTGCACCGCTTGTGTGGTCCAGTGA
- the LOC144207834 gene encoding UDP-N-acetylglucosamine transferase subunit ALG13 isoform X1, which yields MKTVFVTVGTTSFEDLIKEITSHEAIQALKNRGYERLVLQVGNGSFLPDPQNFPQISLEAFRFKPCILTNMQEADLIVSHAGAGSCLEALGAGKDLLVVVNDKLMDNHQLELARQLHKDSHLLYCTCNTLTETLRSMDLSVLKPFVPGQPEKFANFMDKALGLK from the exons ATGAAGACCGTTTTTGTGACCGTAGGCACGACAAGTTTTGAAGACTTAATCAAGGAAATCACATCTCACGAGGCTATTCAG GCATTAAAGAATCGTGGCTATGAGCGCCTGGTTCTGCAGGTGGGCAATGGTTCGTTCCTGCCAGATCCTCAGAACTTTCCACAGATTAGCTTGGAGGCATTCCGCTTCAAGCCCTGCATCTTGACAAACATGCAGGAGGCCGATCTCATTGTCAGCCATGCTG GGGCAGGAAGTTGCTTGGAGGCGTTGGGTGCTGGAAAAGACCTACTGGTGGTGGTCAATGATAAGCTGATGGACAACCACCAGCTGGAACTGGCAAGGCAGCTCCACAAGGATTCACATCTGCTCTACTGCACATGCAA CACGCTGACTGAAACACTGAGGAGCATGGACCTTTCTGTCCTTAAGCCTTTCGTCCCAGGTCAGCCTGAGAAGTTTGCAAATTTTATGGACAAAGCTCTTGGACTCAAGTGA
- the LOC144207834 gene encoding UDP-N-acetylglucosamine transferase subunit ALG13 isoform X2, translated as MQEADLIVSHAGAGSCLEALGAGKDLLVVVNDKLMDNHQLELARQLHKDSHLLYCTCNTLTETLRSMDLSVLKPFVPGQPEKFANFMDKALGLK; from the exons ATGCAGGAGGCCGATCTCATTGTCAGCCATGCTG GGGCAGGAAGTTGCTTGGAGGCGTTGGGTGCTGGAAAAGACCTACTGGTGGTGGTCAATGATAAGCTGATGGACAACCACCAGCTGGAACTGGCAAGGCAGCTCCACAAGGATTCACATCTGCTCTACTGCACATGCAA CACGCTGACTGAAACACTGAGGAGCATGGACCTTTCTGTCCTTAAGCCTTTCGTCCCAGGTCAGCCTGAGAAGTTTGCAAATTTTATGGACAAAGCTCTTGGACTCAAGTGA